The following are encoded together in the Humulus lupulus chromosome 5, drHumLupu1.1, whole genome shotgun sequence genome:
- the LOC133779164 gene encoding uncharacterized protein LOC133779164 yields the protein MLNKNWVKLNRATKEYTDATWDFVKMVERNYGFPNKIICPCKKCRNLNHHCVDDVFEHLVITGMDPTYRIWVHHGEQPIDTQVDEVSNDMDAFDLYTTAAMDDVDNNIGCGGGEDDEFVNEDLQKKLEDAETPLYEGCEKYTKLSSIVGLYRLKNLNGWTDKSFTRLLELLCDMFPKNNVLPDSMYSVRKFLRNFDLKYEKIDACINDCCLFRKEKAKMDVCPKCSVSRWKVDKHTKNVKVGEAAKVLRYFPIIPRVKRLFRSKEMAENLRWNFTHKSIDGKMRHPVDTPAWDSINERWPEFNLEPRNLRLGLAADGINPYKSLSSTYSCWPVMLVIYNLPPWLCMRDENTFLSLLIPGRKQPGNDIDIYLEPLIEDLNKLWNNGVLTYDAFDKSFFNLKAMLLWTINDFPAYGNLAGCTTKGKTACPICGNDTCATRLKHSKKFSYQNTRRFLPFDHPYRSKKAWLNGATEERGPPKVLNGSEIVEELNQITNDFGKNMNPKKRSRDNKVEGMWKKKSIFFNLPYWEVLLVRHNLDVMHIEKNVCDSIISTLLGLNGKSKDHLNARLDLKDLGIKKALHPVEKDGIIRLPAASYTLSRSEKTMFCQRLFDLKLPDGYSSNISNCVVVEERKLMGLKSHDFHVLMQQLLVVAIRGLMEDGPREAIIRLSKFFNGLCQHVVDVKENIELEAKVVETICMFERYFPPSFFDSMVHLVVHLGREVLLCGPVQFRWMYHFERYMKLLKGYVMQPTHPEASIAECYLADESMRFCASFLKQSNDEGSFIGRNEYNDSDVILEGRPLHRGVTVTLNDKDLASAHRYVLFNLVVTEQYLE from the exons ATGTTGAACAAAAATTGGGTGAAACTAAACAg aGCTACAAAAGAGTACACGGATGCGACATGGGACTTTGTGAAAATGGTAGAAAGAAATTATGGTTTTCCAAATAAAATTATCTGTCCTTGTAAGAAGTGTCGAAACTTAAATCATCATTGTGTTGATGATGTTTTTGAGCACTTAGTTATAACCGGAATGGATCCAACTTATCGTATTTGGGTTCACCATGGAGAGCAACCCATTGATACTCAAGTTGACGAAGTTTCGAATGATATGGATGCATTTGATTTATACACGACTGCTGCCATGGATGATGTGGACAATAATATAGGTTGTGGAGGTGGTGAAGATGATGAATTTGTTAACGAAGATCTTCAAAAGAAGTTGGAGGATGCGGAAACTCCTTTATATGAAGGGTGTGAGAAATACACAAAACTTTCATCAATTGTAGGTTTATATAGGTTGAAGAATCTGAATGGTTGGACAGACAAAAGTTTTACTAGACTATTAGAACTCCTTTGTGATATGTTTCCCAAAAACAATGTACTTCCTGATTCCATGTACTCAGTTaggaaatttttgagaaatttcgaTTTGAAATATGAAAAGATTGATGCTTGTATTAATGATTGTTGCTTATTTAGAAAGGAGAAGGCTAAAATGGATGTTTGTCCAAAGTGTAGTGTTTCTAGATGGAAAGTTGATAAACACACAAAGAATGTTAAAGTTGGTGAGGCTGCCAAAGTTTTGAGGTATTTTCCGATAATACCCCGAGTGAAAAGATTGTTTAGATCAAAAGAAATGGCTGAAAACTTAAGGTGGAATTTCACTCATAAAAGTATTGATGGGAAGATGCGACATCCAGTGGATACACCTGCTTGGGATTCCATTAATGAAAGATGGCCAGAGTTTAATCTTGAACCACGCAACCTTAGGCTCGGACTAGCTGCTGATGGAATTAACCCCTATAAAAGTCTAAGCTCCACTTATAGTTGTTGGCCAGTGATGCTTGTTATCTATAATTTaccaccttggttgtgcatgagggACGAAAATACATTTTTGTCATTATTGATTCCAGGTCGTAAACAACCTGGAAACgatattgatatttatttggagcCTCTTATTGAAGACTTAAACAAATTGTGGAATAATGGAGTGCTTACTTATGATGCATTCGACAAAAGCTTCTTCAATTTGAAGGCAATGTTGTTGTGGACAATAAACGATTTTCCTGCATATGGAAATCTTGCTGGGTGTACAACCAAAGGCAAGACAGCTTGCCCGATTTGTGGTAATGATACATGTGCAACTAGGCTGAAACATAGTAAAAAATTTTCATACCAAAATACTAGGAGATTTCTCCCGTTTGATCATCCATATCGGTCTAAGAAAGCATGGCTCAATGGAGCTACAGAAGAAAGAGGCCCCCCTAAAGTTTTGAATGGTAGTGAAATTGTTGAAGAACTAAATCAAATTACCAACGATTTTGGAAAaaatatgaatcccaaaaaaaggAGTCGGGATAATAAGGTGGAAGGAAtgtggaagaagaaatctatatTTTTCAATCTACCATATTGGGAG GTTTTGTTAGTTCGTCATAATTTGGATGttatgcatatagaaaaaaatgtgtgtgatagtatTATTAGCACATTGTTGGGCTTGAATGGAAAATCCAAAGATCATCTTAATGCTCGATTGGATTTAAAGGATTTGGGTATCAAGAAGGCCTTGCATCCGGTGGAGAAAGATGGGATTATACGACTTCCAGCAGCATCTTACACACTTTCTAGATCAGAGAAGACAATGTTTTGCCAAAGATTATTTGATTTAAAGTTACCTGATGGTTATAGCTCAAACATTAGTAACTGTGTAGTAGTTGAGGAACGTAAGTTGATGGGGCTTAAGTCTCATGATTTCCATGTCTTAATGCAACAATTGCTGGTAGTGGCCATTCGAGGATTGATGGAGGATGGTCCAAGAGAGGCAATTATAAGACTTAGCAAATTTTTTAATGGATTATGCCAACATGTGGTTGACGTAAAAGAAAACATAGAATTGGAAGCAAAAGTAGTTGAAACAATTTGTATGTTTGAAAGATATTTTCCTCCTTCATTCTTCGATTCTATGGTACATTTAGTTGTTCACCTTGGACGAGAAGTGTTATTATGTGGTCCTGttcaatttcgatggatgtatcaCTTTGAAAG ATATATGAAGTTACTTAAAGGGTATGTGATGCAACCTACACATCCCGAAGCATCTATTGCTGAATGTTACCTTGCTGATGAGTCAATGCGCTTTTGTGCATCATTTTTGAAACAATCTAATGACGAAGGTTCCTTCATTGGACGTAACGAATATAATGATAGTGATGTGATACTTGAAGGTCGTCCACTTCATCGTGGTGTAACTGTTACACTAAATGATAAGGATCTAGCTAGTGCACATCGCTATGTATTATTTAATTTAGTTGTCACAGAGCAATATTTAGAGTGA